One genomic segment of Prochlorococcus marinus str. MIT 0919 includes these proteins:
- a CDS encoding indolepyruvate ferredoxin oxidoreductase subunit alpha yields the protein MPHTIVKDICEGEGTCVNACPVACIKQGIGKNIKSKNYYFIEFSTCIDCGVCLEVCPVKDAVISEERPDLQGNQGN from the coding sequence ATGCCACATACTATAGTTAAGGATATTTGCGAAGGGGAAGGTACATGTGTTAATGCATGTCCAGTAGCCTGTATAAAACAAGGAATTGGTAAAAACATTAAATCTAAAAATTACTATTTCATTGAATTTAGTACTTGTATAGATTGTGGGGTATGCCTTGAAGTTTGCCCAGTCAAAGATGCAGTAATATCAGAAGAACGGCCAGATTTGCAAGGCAACCAAGGTAATTAG
- the murQ gene encoding N-acetylmuramic acid 6-phosphate etherase: MEISNRGHLLTEESNQNSYDLDNLSTLELVELFSKEDLMPQVAVSKVIPTIASAIDSISFRLKNKGRLFYIGAGTSGRLGVLDAAECPPTFCTPPEMVQGIIAGGYNSLLRSSEDLEDSQSLSISDLVKKGFSSKDCLVGITAGGTTPYVTSAIDHSKSIGSLTISIASVPKEQASFNSDIDIRIITGPEVLTGSTRLKAGTATKMVLNIISTCVMVRLGKVYKNRMIDLSASNSKLLDRSIRILSDLANLERTESIALLERSKGSVKLALLIAFTELDLDSAEHLLENNNFNLRESISSFKKI, from the coding sequence ATGGAAATTTCCAATAGAGGGCATTTATTAACAGAGGAGTCGAATCAGAATTCTTATGATTTAGATAATTTAAGTACTCTAGAACTTGTTGAATTATTTTCTAAAGAAGACTTGATGCCTCAAGTTGCAGTATCGAAGGTTATACCTACTATTGCTTCAGCTATAGATTCAATATCTTTTAGGTTAAAAAATAAAGGAAGATTATTTTACATAGGTGCAGGTACGTCAGGACGTCTTGGAGTCCTTGATGCAGCCGAATGCCCACCTACTTTTTGCACTCCCCCTGAGATGGTGCAAGGTATTATTGCTGGCGGCTACAATTCACTCCTTCGAAGCTCAGAAGACTTAGAAGATAGCCAAAGCTTGTCAATTTCTGATTTAGTCAAAAAGGGATTCTCTAGCAAAGATTGCTTAGTAGGTATAACAGCAGGTGGAACTACTCCCTATGTAACTTCTGCTATCGACCATTCAAAATCTATAGGCTCTCTAACCATCTCAATTGCTTCTGTTCCAAAAGAACAGGCTTCTTTTAATTCTGATATCGATATCAGAATAATTACTGGACCTGAAGTACTAACAGGTTCGACAAGGCTTAAGGCAGGAACAGCAACAAAAATGGTTCTAAATATAATTTCTACCTGTGTAATGGTTCGCCTAGGAAAGGTTTATAAGAATAGAATGATTGATCTATCTGCTTCTAACAGTAAGCTATTAGACCGCTCAATTAGAATTTTATCTGATTTAGCAAATTTAGAACGTACAGAGTCTATAGCTCTATTAGAAAGATCCAAAGGCTCTGTTAAGTTAGCTCTTCTTATAGCCTTTACTGAGTTGGATTTAGATTCGGCTGAACACTTATTAGAAAATAATAATTTCAACTTAAGAGAATCAATAAGTTCTTTTAAGAAAATTTGA
- a CDS encoding DUF3110 domain-containing protein, with amino-acid sequence MLVYILLYSSGTENEGIHSLELKGETIVLMFEDRDDADRYCGLLEAQDFPRPNIELINSDEVEIFCKDSGYSSKLVHKGFIPKTDEERLLLSPPQSNLDVSLWQDETISQQDDCTDKKDSSDIDSFRKKLEDLL; translated from the coding sequence ATGCTTGTATATATTCTTCTTTATTCGTCAGGCACAGAGAATGAAGGAATTCACTCTTTAGAATTAAAAGGAGAAACAATAGTTTTAATGTTTGAAGATCGAGATGATGCAGATAGATATTGTGGCTTATTAGAAGCCCAAGACTTTCCTCGTCCTAATATTGAACTAATTAATAGTGATGAAGTTGAGATTTTTTGTAAGGATTCTGGTTATTCTTCAAAACTAGTCCATAAAGGGTTCATACCTAAAACCGATGAAGAAAGACTGCTTTTATCTCCACCACAAAGTAATTTAGATGTAAGTTTATGGCAGGATGAAACTATTTCGCAACAAGATGATTGTACAGATAAAAAAGATTCATCAGATATAGATTCTTTTAGAAAAAAGCTAGAAGATCTTTTATAA
- the pstB gene encoding phosphate ABC transporter ATP-binding protein PstB, producing the protein MKSQVNKKKNKGISISFQNVTISYGEFDAVRNVFFDIPKAKVTALIGPSGCGKSTVLRAMNRMNDLIQGCSLKGRVLFEGIDIYDKNIDPVEVRRKIGMVFQQPNPFPKSIYENIAFGARINGYTGNMDELVESSLRKAAVWDECKDKLSESGCSLSGGQQQRLCIARTIAIEPEVILMDEPCSALDPISTLKIEETIHELKKSYTIVIVTHNMQQALRVSDMTAFYNAEEIENSLGGKVGYLVEFNETETIFKCPSQKLTQDYVSGRFG; encoded by the coding sequence ATGAAATCCCAAGTAAATAAAAAAAAGAATAAGGGGATCTCAATCTCATTTCAAAATGTAACTATAAGTTATGGAGAATTTGATGCTGTAAGGAACGTTTTCTTTGACATTCCTAAAGCAAAGGTAACTGCTCTAATTGGCCCTTCAGGCTGTGGAAAGTCTACTGTTCTTAGAGCCATGAATAGAATGAATGATTTAATACAAGGATGTTCCTTAAAAGGTCGAGTTCTTTTTGAAGGTATAGATATTTATGATAAAAATATTGACCCTGTTGAAGTTAGAAGAAAGATTGGTATGGTTTTCCAGCAACCAAACCCATTTCCAAAAAGTATCTATGAAAATATTGCATTTGGTGCAAGGATCAATGGATACACAGGGAATATGGATGAACTGGTTGAGAGCTCTCTTCGTAAAGCTGCTGTTTGGGATGAGTGTAAAGATAAACTAAGTGAAAGTGGGTGCTCATTGTCTGGTGGCCAACAACAAAGATTATGTATAGCTAGAACAATTGCAATTGAACCAGAAGTAATACTTATGGACGAACCATGTTCTGCACTTGACCCTATATCAACTTTGAAAATTGAGGAAACAATTCATGAACTTAAAAAAAGTTATACGATAGTAATTGTCACCCACAATATGCAACAAGCATTAAGAGTAAGTGACATGACTGCTTTTTATAATGCTGAAGAAATAGAAAACTCTTTAGGTGGAAAAGTTGGCTATCTTGTAGAGTTCAATGAAACTGAAACTATATTCAAATGTCCTTCACAGAAACTTACTCAAGATTATGTTTCTGGAAGATTTGGGTAG
- the pstA gene encoding phosphate ABC transporter permease PstA — protein MMNKDLTFKPGLKRNITNRLFTILAFMFASIAILPLILVLFYVAIKGLSIISLDLLVLEPQPPGDDLTTAGGIGNAIVGTVIITGIASLIAIPIGVGGGIYLAEYAKEGIFSKFIRFGTNVLSGIPSIIAGVFIYALIVVTKILFGSMFSGVAGGIALSILMLPTVIKTTDEALKLVPDDLRRGSLGLGASMFTTIIRVTLPSAFRSISTGIVLGIARAAGETAPLIFTALFSYYHITGIQDILYEMSSLSVLIYNFALEPYKAQNDLAWAASFVLVIILLGINLLSRWISSIAAKN, from the coding sequence ATGATGAATAAAGACCTAACATTCAAACCAGGACTTAAACGCAATATAACTAATAGATTGTTTACGATATTAGCATTTATGTTTGCGTCAATAGCAATACTTCCATTAATTCTGGTTCTATTCTATGTTGCAATAAAAGGATTATCTATTATTAGTCTTGATTTATTAGTGCTAGAGCCACAGCCACCTGGCGATGACTTAACTACAGCAGGTGGTATTGGTAATGCAATAGTAGGAACAGTAATAATTACAGGGATTGCTTCTCTAATTGCAATACCAATAGGAGTAGGTGGTGGTATTTATCTTGCTGAATATGCGAAAGAAGGTATTTTTTCAAAATTCATAAGATTTGGTACAAACGTTTTATCAGGTATACCTTCTATAATTGCAGGGGTGTTTATATACGCACTAATAGTTGTTACCAAAATACTATTTGGAAGTATGTTTAGCGGGGTTGCAGGGGGAATTGCTCTTTCAATACTTATGCTTCCTACAGTAATTAAAACAACAGATGAGGCCCTAAAACTTGTTCCAGATGACCTTAGGAGAGGTTCATTAGGATTGGGTGCATCAATGTTTACAACTATCATAAGGGTAACATTGCCAAGTGCATTTAGATCAATTAGCACAGGTATTGTTCTTGGAATAGCTAGAGCAGCAGGAGAAACTGCTCCATTAATCTTTACTGCTTTATTTTCTTACTATCATATAACTGGTATTCAAGATATTCTATATGAAATGAGCTCATTATCAGTTCTTATATATAACTTTGCGCTGGAACCTTATAAAGCCCAAAATGATTTAGCATGGGCTGCTTCATTTGTACTTGTTATAATATTGCTAGGAATTAACTTACTTTCAAGATGGATAAGTAGTATTGCTGCAAAAAACTAA
- a CDS encoding inositol monophosphatase family protein, translated as MEKLICIKAFEKSGLKESDLLFLTEIAKKAAIKGGEILMRYYGDINTIKTKGRIGDLVTNADIEAEEEVIKLLSDATSEIGILAEESGLSGKKKDLMWCIDPLDGTTNFAHGYPFFATSIGLVFNDLPILGAINVPFLKELYSACPTLGSFCNNKQLRVSETTSLIDSLLVTGFAYDRQSVVDNNYAEFCWMTHKTRGVRRGGAAAVDMAFVASGRLDGYWERGLSKWDIAAGVPIVELADGKISDYKSNQFDLNNGRVLASNRLIEKELIQELLKIRPFDEKSYTQNNPK; from the coding sequence ATGGAAAAACTTATTTGCATAAAAGCTTTTGAAAAGTCAGGTCTCAAAGAGTCTGACTTACTCTTTTTAACTGAGATAGCTAAAAAAGCAGCTATAAAAGGAGGAGAAATATTAATGAGGTATTACGGTGATATAAATACCATAAAAACCAAAGGGAGAATTGGAGACCTTGTTACTAATGCAGATATAGAAGCAGAAGAAGAAGTAATAAAACTACTAAGTGATGCAACTTCTGAAATAGGTATTCTGGCTGAAGAGAGTGGATTAAGTGGTAAAAAAAAAGATTTAATGTGGTGTATAGACCCACTTGATGGAACTACTAACTTTGCTCATGGTTATCCATTTTTTGCTACATCAATAGGTCTAGTTTTCAATGATCTACCTATACTTGGAGCAATTAATGTTCCATTTTTAAAAGAGCTTTACTCAGCTTGCCCCACTTTAGGTTCTTTTTGCAACAACAAACAACTTAGGGTTTCAGAAACAACTTCATTAATTGATTCACTTTTAGTGACTGGATTCGCTTATGACAGACAATCAGTTGTAGATAACAACTATGCGGAATTTTGCTGGATGACTCATAAAACAAGAGGTGTTAGAAGAGGCGGCGCAGCAGCAGTAGACATGGCGTTTGTGGCTAGTGGAAGATTAGATGGTTACTGGGAAAGGGGTTTATCAAAATGGGATATAGCTGCTGGCGTTCCAATTGTTGAATTAGCTGATGGCAAAATTAGTGACTACAAATCAAATCAGTTTGACCTTAACAATGGAAGAGTACTAGCTAGTAATCGATTAATCGAGAAAGAGTTAATTCAAGAACTTTTGAAGATAAGGCCATTTGATGAGAAGTCATATACTCAAAACAACCCAAAATAA
- the pstC gene encoding phosphate ABC transporter permease subunit PstC: MTDATPKKYTNKTRPITEKLLDKGFKRLTVVLASMVAVVLISILAVVFIESIGSMSRYGFKFLITSDWNPVTDEYGAFTAIYGTMLTSLASLSIAVPLGVGTAIFITENIIPQRIRTLIGLMVELLAAIPSVVLGLWAVFIMEPFIRPFLLFIYQKFGWIPFFSSEPVGPGLAPAILILVVMLLPIITSIARDSLNQVPSRLREAAYGIGATRWSAIFNVILPAAISGITGGILLALGRAMGETMAVTMIIGNSNNFSWSLLSPGYTISAMLANQFGEADGSQVSSLMYAAFVLMLLTLGVNILAQWIVKKLSLKY; the protein is encoded by the coding sequence GTGACTGATGCGACACCAAAAAAATATACCAATAAGACCAGACCAATCACTGAAAAGCTTCTTGACAAAGGCTTTAAAAGACTCACTGTAGTTTTGGCCTCTATGGTTGCAGTTGTTCTAATATCAATACTCGCAGTAGTTTTTATAGAATCAATCGGATCAATGAGTAGATATGGATTTAAATTTTTAATTACTTCAGACTGGAACCCCGTTACTGACGAGTATGGAGCATTTACAGCAATTTATGGAACCATGCTGACTTCTTTAGCATCTCTTTCAATAGCTGTTCCATTAGGGGTTGGAACAGCAATATTCATTACTGAAAATATAATTCCTCAAAGAATAAGGACGCTTATTGGGTTAATGGTAGAACTTCTGGCTGCAATACCTTCTGTAGTTCTTGGGCTTTGGGCAGTATTTATTATGGAACCTTTTATAAGGCCTTTTTTACTTTTTATATATCAAAAATTTGGATGGATTCCATTCTTCAGTTCAGAACCAGTTGGACCAGGACTTGCACCTGCAATACTGATTTTGGTTGTGATGTTATTACCTATTATCACTTCAATTGCAAGAGATTCATTAAATCAAGTACCTAGTAGATTAAGAGAGGCAGCATATGGAATCGGAGCAACAAGATGGAGCGCAATATTTAACGTGATTCTGCCAGCAGCAATATCTGGAATCACAGGTGGGATATTACTTGCACTTGGAAGAGCGATGGGAGAAACAATGGCAGTAACAATGATAATAGGAAATTCAAACAACTTTAGTTGGTCATTATTATCTCCCGGTTATACTATATCTGCAATGTTGGCAAATCAATTTGGCGAAGCAGATGGCAGCCAAGTATCTTCACTAATGTATGCTGCATTTGTACTGATGTTATTAACATTAGGAGTAAATATACTCGCTCAGTGGATTGTGAAGAAATTAAGCCTTAAATACTAA
- a CDS encoding DnaJ domain-containing protein: MTSTTKPDYWSILGISPGSDLIQIKTAFRKEARRWHPDLNVNDVNAEDRFKLVNEAYAVLSDPKKRASWESSNISFKASDDIFSNGFPTYDEYIKIVLGIEIENDPYNKYQSKETEPDNNFENELEDEFEDELEDELEDDLYNNSSQYDQSNFVPAKSPKPSPPVRKATEIETLVELSPEEALLGSSIQIELVDGTLVEVNTPPFAGDGWRLRLSGVVIGGEDHFLQLRVQTEDNLRIDGLRVFYKLELFPQDALFGCAIEVPTLNGPVTLQVPPNSSSGRLLRLRGRGLQYEELCGDQIVEIIVVIPEDLSEAELALYRRLQELSFDRFKA; the protein is encoded by the coding sequence ATGACATCTACTACTAAACCAGATTATTGGTCGATACTTGGTATTTCTCCAGGTAGTGATCTTATACAAATTAAGACAGCCTTTAGGAAAGAAGCTAGAAGATGGCATCCAGATTTAAATGTAAATGATGTCAATGCAGAGGATCGTTTTAAACTAGTTAATGAAGCTTACGCAGTTCTTTCTGACCCTAAGAAAAGAGCCTCCTGGGAATCTTCAAATATTTCTTTTAAGGCTTCTGATGATATTTTTTCAAATGGTTTCCCAACTTATGATGAATATATAAAGATTGTTTTAGGTATAGAAATAGAGAATGATCCATATAATAAATATCAATCAAAAGAAACAGAACCTGATAATAATTTCGAAAATGAATTAGAGGATGAATTTGAGGATGAACTAGAGGATGAACTAGAGGATGATTTATATAACAATAGTTCTCAATATGATCAATCAAATTTTGTCCCTGCTAAGTCTCCAAAGCCATCCCCTCCTGTAAGAAAAGCAACTGAAATTGAAACACTTGTTGAATTATCACCAGAAGAGGCCCTATTAGGATCATCAATACAAATTGAGTTGGTAGATGGAACTCTTGTTGAAGTTAATACGCCACCATTTGCAGGCGATGGTTGGAGATTGAGACTTTCTGGAGTTGTTATAGGTGGCGAAGATCATTTTTTACAACTTCGCGTCCAAACTGAAGATAATTTAAGAATAGATGGTCTAAGAGTATTTTATAAACTTGAATTATTCCCTCAGGATGCATTGTTTGGATGTGCTATAGAGGTTCCAACTCTAAATGGACCTGTAACTTTACAAGTCCCACCTAATTCATCTTCAGGCAGATTATTGAGATTGAGAGGGAGAGGCTTACAATATGAAGAATTATGCGGAGATCAAATTGTAGAAATTATTGTTGTCATACCAGAAGATCTTTCAGAGGCTGAATTAGCTTTATACAGAAGACTACAAGAATTGTCTTTCGACAGATTTAAGGCATGA
- the dnaK gene encoding molecular chaperone DnaK, translating into MGRIVGIDLGTTNSVIGVLEAGRPCVIANAEGARTTPSVVGYTKESELLVGQQARRQLVLNPRNTFSNLKRFVGRGWDELDENSLSVPYTVKSNDQGNVRAVCPVTEREYAPEELVGSIIRKLIDDAETYLGESIDSAVITVPAYFNDAQRQATRDAALLAGINVDRILNEPTAAALAYGFDKSSSSRVLVFDLGGGTFDVSLLRISNGVFDVKATSGDTQLGGNDFDQKIVDWLAEDFLKQYQIDLRRDRQALQRLSEAAEKAKQELSGVGTTPISLPFIATGKEGPLHIETKLDRKTFEKLCSELLSRLLNPVESVLRDSDWTTNDIDEVVLVGGSTRMPMVQELVKSFVPITPCQSVNPDEVVAIGAAVQAGILTGELRDLLLNDVTPLSLGLETVGGLMKVLIPRNTPIPVRQADVFSTSESNQSSVEIHVWQGERQLAVDNKSLGKFRLSGIPPAPRGIPQVQVAFDIDANGLLEVSATDRTTGRKQSVSITGGTNLNENEVKKLIIEAKEKSNEDRRKRASIDQRNNALTLLAQAERRLRDASIELGPYGAERQQRAVEVSIRDVEDSLERNDLSELDLAVSSLQEALFGLNRRISAEKNSDSNPIQGIRNTFGSLKDELFSEDYWDDDPWDYTPSRRDTNSTSRRRDLDQWDNDIYY; encoded by the coding sequence ATGGGCAGGATCGTTGGAATTGATCTTGGTACTACCAACTCCGTCATAGGAGTTTTGGAGGCAGGTAGACCCTGCGTGATAGCCAACGCGGAAGGTGCAAGAACAACTCCTTCAGTAGTTGGTTATACAAAAGAATCTGAATTGTTGGTAGGTCAGCAAGCAAGGAGACAACTAGTACTAAACCCTCGTAACACTTTTTCTAATTTAAAACGCTTTGTTGGTAGGGGCTGGGATGAACTTGATGAAAACAGCCTTTCTGTTCCTTACACCGTTAAATCCAATGATCAAGGCAATGTTAGAGCTGTTTGCCCTGTTACTGAAAGAGAGTATGCACCGGAGGAATTAGTTGGAAGTATTATCAGAAAACTTATTGATGACGCAGAAACTTATCTAGGTGAATCTATAGATTCTGCTGTAATAACAGTACCTGCTTACTTTAATGATGCCCAAAGACAGGCCACAAGAGATGCTGCCTTATTAGCAGGTATAAATGTTGACAGAATTCTAAATGAACCTACAGCTGCTGCATTGGCTTACGGCTTTGATAAGAGCTCCTCTTCCCGTGTCCTTGTTTTTGATTTGGGTGGAGGTACTTTTGATGTCTCATTGTTGAGAATTTCCAATGGAGTTTTTGATGTAAAGGCAACCTCTGGTGATACCCAACTTGGAGGAAATGATTTTGATCAAAAGATTGTTGATTGGCTTGCTGAAGATTTTTTAAAGCAATATCAAATTGATTTAAGAAGAGACCGTCAGGCTCTTCAGAGACTTTCAGAAGCAGCCGAGAAAGCCAAGCAAGAACTTTCTGGTGTAGGTACAACACCTATCTCGTTGCCTTTTATTGCTACTGGAAAGGAAGGCCCACTTCATATTGAGACCAAACTAGATAGAAAAACTTTTGAAAAACTTTGCTCAGAATTATTAAGTAGACTTTTAAATCCAGTTGAATCTGTACTTAGAGATTCAGATTGGACAACAAATGATATAGATGAAGTTGTTTTAGTTGGAGGCAGTACAAGGATGCCTATGGTTCAAGAATTAGTAAAATCTTTTGTTCCCATTACTCCCTGTCAATCTGTTAATCCAGATGAAGTTGTTGCTATTGGAGCTGCAGTTCAGGCAGGAATATTAACTGGTGAACTTAGGGACCTGCTCTTAAATGATGTAACTCCGCTTTCTTTAGGTTTGGAAACAGTAGGAGGTCTAATGAAAGTTTTAATTCCAAGAAATACACCAATTCCAGTTAGGCAAGCAGATGTTTTTAGTACTTCTGAATCAAATCAATCCTCTGTAGAGATACATGTTTGGCAAGGAGAAAGGCAATTAGCTGTTGATAACAAGTCACTTGGGAAATTTCGTTTAAGTGGGATCCCACCTGCTCCAAGAGGAATCCCTCAGGTTCAAGTTGCTTTTGATATAGATGCAAATGGTCTATTAGAAGTTAGTGCAACTGATAGAACTACTGGTAGAAAGCAATCAGTAAGTATTACAGGAGGTACTAATCTTAATGAAAATGAAGTTAAAAAATTAATTATAGAAGCTAAAGAAAAGTCAAACGAAGACAGACGTAAACGGGCTTCAATAGATCAAAGGAACAATGCCTTGACTTTATTAGCTCAAGCTGAAAGGCGGCTAAGAGATGCATCAATTGAGCTAGGTCCCTATGGTGCAGAGCGCCAGCAACGCGCCGTTGAAGTCTCTATAAGGGATGTGGAAGATTCCCTCGAGCGTAATGATCTTTCCGAGTTGGATTTAGCAGTTTCTTCACTGCAAGAAGCTCTTTTTGGTTTAAATCGACGGATTTCAGCAGAAAAAAATTCCGATTCAAATCCAATTCAAGGCATTAGAAACACTTTTGGTTCATTAAAAGACGAACTATTCTCAGAGGATTATTGGGATGACGATCCTTGGGATTACACTCCCAGTCGACGAGATACAAACTCAACTTCTAGACGTAGAGATTTAGATCAATGGGATAATGACATCTACTACTAA
- a CDS encoding peptidylprolyl isomerase: protein MVKAIIETDKGLINIELFSDDAPNTVANFVKLSNQGFYDGLAFHRVIKGFMAQGGCPNTREGATGMPGTGGPGYKIDCEINTKQHLPGSLSMAHAGKNTGGSQFFIVHESQPHLDGVHTVFGHTSDMDVVLSLVDGSRIIKVTIND from the coding sequence ATGGTTAAAGCAATTATTGAAACTGATAAAGGATTAATCAACATAGAATTGTTTAGTGATGATGCTCCCAATACCGTTGCTAACTTTGTAAAATTGTCAAACCAGGGCTTTTACGACGGCCTAGCTTTTCATAGAGTTATAAAAGGCTTCATGGCTCAAGGAGGGTGTCCTAATACTCGCGAAGGAGCGACAGGAATGCCTGGGACTGGAGGGCCAGGGTATAAGATTGATTGTGAAATTAACACTAAGCAGCACCTTCCTGGATCGCTTTCAATGGCACATGCTGGTAAAAATACTGGTGGAAGTCAGTTTTTTATCGTCCATGAATCTCAGCCACATTTAGATGGTGTTCATACCGTTTTCGGGCATACTTCTGATATGGATGTCGTTTTGTCCTTGGTCGATGGATCTAGAATTATCAAAGTGACCATTAACGATTAA
- a CDS encoding ATP phosphoribosyltransferase regulatory subunit — MPIQNVSGSKDLNPQQVEENNFLLSKLADVYKRWGYQEISPTKVETLKTLTAGGAIKSKEVLKIVGDEPLGLRPEMTASIARVAATRYAKRPRPLRLWTSGTIFKSRQESDGKVSIDENLHSGVEIFGDQSMEIEVELLSLLMDSLKVLELKDSVNPVLLISHTSLIEIITKRYNENIKYKIRNILTGFNLLELESLDIDKKDIKHLKDLLKLRGKPEFVIKHLTDIYGEEKSFKELSYLFEIISQMSNSCNIEIQLDPTFMPHYKLYNGITFQLVCQGNNCPKVIASGGRYDELVRIFDANNKEHSGAGFSYSIEKIKELDILSEQIKNKTEKILIAYSPSKNIKDALRSQHLFHLEGKIAIIELKSCKNENTAKELLKLRDCNKLYWIDN; from the coding sequence ATGCCAATACAAAATGTCTCTGGTAGCAAGGACCTAAATCCTCAACAAGTCGAGGAGAACAATTTTCTGTTATCAAAGCTTGCAGATGTATATAAGAGATGGGGTTATCAAGAAATTTCGCCAACAAAGGTTGAGACTCTAAAAACATTAACTGCTGGTGGAGCTATCAAAAGCAAAGAAGTACTAAAAATTGTCGGTGATGAGCCATTGGGCTTAAGGCCTGAAATGACAGCGAGCATTGCTAGAGTAGCTGCAACTAGATATGCTAAAAGGCCAAGACCATTAAGACTTTGGACCTCTGGAACAATCTTTAAAAGCAGGCAAGAGAGTGACGGGAAAGTCTCGATAGATGAAAACTTACATAGTGGTGTCGAAATTTTTGGCGACCAAAGTATGGAAATAGAGGTCGAATTATTATCTCTATTGATGGATTCACTAAAAGTTCTAGAATTAAAAGATTCAGTAAATCCTGTACTACTGATAAGCCATACTTCCTTAATAGAAATAATAACTAAACGTTATAATGAAAATATTAAGTATAAAATTAGAAATATACTTACAGGTTTCAATTTATTAGAGCTTGAGAGCTTGGACATAGATAAAAAAGATATAAAGCATCTTAAAGATCTATTAAAACTAAGAGGAAAGCCTGAATTTGTAATAAAGCATTTGACAGATATTTATGGAGAAGAAAAATCCTTTAAGGAGTTAAGCTACCTTTTTGAAATAATTAGTCAAATGAGTAATTCGTGCAACATAGAGATACAATTAGACCCTACATTTATGCCACATTATAAACTTTATAATGGAATTACTTTTCAATTAGTATGCCAAGGTAATAATTGTCCAAAAGTTATAGCATCAGGCGGTAGGTATGATGAACTAGTGAGGATATTTGATGCTAACAATAAAGAACACAGTGGTGCTGGCTTCAGCTATTCAATTGAAAAAATAAAAGAGTTAGATATATTGAGTGAACAAATTAAAAATAAGACTGAAAAGATACTTATAGCGTATTCTCCCTCCAAGAATATAAAAGATGCGCTTCGGTCTCAACATTTGTTTCATCTAGAGGGTAAAATTGCCATTATTGAACTTAAATCATGTAAAAACGAAAATACAGCCAAAGAGTTGCTAAAACTAAGAGATTGCAACAAACTTTACTGGATTGATAATTAA